The DNA region GCACGTGCGCCGGCATCGCCCGTGACCTGGCCGCGGACGGCGACGAGCACGGTTTCACTTCCTCGGTTGCCGCCCTCAACGACGCCGTCGGTCAACTCGGCCCCGATCAGGGCCCTCTGGTGATCGTGGCCGCCTCCTACAACGGCCGGCCCACCGACGATGCCGCACAGTTCGTGGCCTGGCTGGAGGAGCTGGCCCCGGGCACGCTGGAGGGAGTCTCCTACGCCGTGCTGGGCGTCGGCGACCGCAACTGGGCCGCCACCTACCAGCGCGTCCCCACCCTCATCGACGAACACCTTGCCGCCGCCGGCGCCACCCGCCTGCTGGAGCGCGGCGCCGCCGACGCCGCCGGTGACTTCGCCGGCACCGTCGACCGCTTCAGCGGCGACCTGTGGGCCACCCTGCTTGAGGCCTACGGCGCTCCCTCGGACGCCGAAGCCGCCGCCGTCACCGAGGACACCGGCACCGACCAGGGACTGTACGAGCTGCAGGACGTCTCCGAGCACGTCACCGGTCCCCTCGCCGCCCGGCACGGCCTCCAGCCCATGACCATCCTCGACGCCTACGACCTGGTCGACATGTACGACCCGGTCGACAGTGGGCGCCTGGTCGGCCGCCCCAAGCGCTTCCTGCGGCTGCGGCTGCCCGACGGCGTCACCTACCGCACCGGCGACCACCTCGCCGTACTCCCCCGCAACCCGGATCACCTCGTGAAGCGGGCCGCAGAGCGGTTCGGCCTCGATCTGGAGCGCACCGTGCGGCTGCAGACACGCCGCCGCAGCCGCAGCGCCCTGCCCGTCGACCGGCCGCTGACCCTGCGCCGTCTGCTCAGCGACTTCGTGGAGCTGCAGGATCCCGCGACGCCGGAACAGGTCGCGGTGCTGGCCGAGCACACCGGCTGCCCGCCCGAGCAGCGCCCCCTGGCGGACCTCGCCGCAGCCGACCCGGACACCTTCCACGAACAGGTCACCGCCACAGGCCGCAGCGTCCTGGCCCTCCTGGAGCAATACCGGGCCTGCGAGCTGCCCTTCGAACGGTTCCTGGAACTGCTGCCGGTCCTGCGCCCGCGCCACTACTCCATCTCCTCATCTGCCGCGGCCGCCCCCGGCGAGGTGGACCTGATGGTCTCCCAGCTGTTCGCACCCCACCGCAGCGGCCAGGGCCCCTTCCACGGCATCGCATCCAACTACCTGCAGACCGTGCCGGTCGGCGAAACCCTCCAAGCCCGGGTGCTGCCGTGCAACGAGTCCTTCCGACTGCCCCAGGACACCTCCGTCCCCGTGATCCTGGTCAGCGCGGGCACCGGACTGGCCCCCTTCCGCGGCGCCGTCCTCGACCGCCACCACACCGGCTCCACCGGCCCCCTGCTCTGCTACTTCGGCTGCGACCACCCCGACATCGACTACCTCCACCGCGAGGAACTCGAAGCCGCCGAACAGGCCGGAGCCGTCAGCCTGCGCCCCACCTTCAGCGCGACCCCCAAGGACGGCGCCCGCTTCGTCCAGCACCGCATCGCCCAGGAGGGCGACGAGGTCTTTACGCACCTCAAGGCCGGCGGACGCGTGTTCGTCTGCGGCGACGGCCGCCGCATGGCCCCCGCCGTACGGGAGGCTTTCATGACCATCTACAGCACTCACACCGGCGCCGACGACGACGAAGCGCGGGCCTGGCTGGCCTCGCTGACCGAGTCCGGCCACTACGTCGAAGACGTCTGGGCCGGCTGACCGCCAGCCGCCGACCTGCACCCCCAATCGCGTCCGGGTCCAGGCCTCCCCTCTCGGCCCGGACGCTCCCTTCGCACGCTCCAGTACCGGACACGGCACCCGAGCGCCTACCAGTTCTGAGGTTACTGACGATGCTCCCCCTCCCTCCCGCTGCCGTGCCCGCCTGCCAGGCGGCCCTCCGCGCAAGGGGCATCCAGTGAAAACAAACAGCGGCCCCGCGCTGACCTTCACCGTCGCCGCAGCCCTGATCGCCGGAGTCACTCTCGGCAGCAGCGGCACCAACGTGATGCCCGTCTTCGTCGACGACTTCGCCGACCGCTTCGACCTGTCCAGCACCAGCGCCGGACTCGTCGCCGCCAGCCAGCTGATGGCGGTCGCGCTCGCCACCCTCCTGCTCGCCAACCGCGCCGCCCGCCCCGGACGCGTTCGCATGGCCCGCAACGGGCTGGCCCTGGCCACCGCAGGATTCATCGGCGCCGCCGTCGCCTTCGACATCCTCACGCTGATCGTGGCCAGCCTGCTACTCGGCGCCGGACTCGGAGCCGTCTACGCCGCCTCCACCGCCGCCCTGGCCGGCGCCGGCGACGACGCCGACAAGACCTCCTCGATCACCATCACCGGCGCGGTGTGCGCGAGCGCCCTGCTGCTCCTCGCCGTCCCGGCCGTCAACGAGTCCACCGGCGGAGGCACCGGCTTCTTCCTGCTGGCCGTGTGCTGCCTGCCCGGCTGGTTCCTGGTGGGCCGCCTCCCCGACGGTCCCGGCCCGGCGAGCGGTCCTTCCACGACCGCCCCCAACGCAGCCTCCCGGCCGGCCCATCCCTCCGCCACACTGCTGGTCGGCGCTGCCCTTCTGTCAGCCGTCACGCAGGGCGCCTGGTCCTACGCCTCCGTCCTTGGGCGCGACCACACCGGTATGTCTGCCTCCGCGCTCTCCGCCGTCCTGGCTATCTCCAGCGTCGTCGCACTGGCCGGAGCCGTAGCCGGACCGCTCGCCGCGAAGCGTTTCGGCCGCCTGCGCTCGATGGCCGGGTTCGTCATCGTCGAAGCGTTCAGCATGGGGCTCCTCATCGTCACCCACAGCCCTGCCCTGTTCATCGCCACCGCCGTTGTCTGGCAGGCATGCCAGCTGGCCGTCCTGGTGCAGATGCTCGCGGCCGCCTCGGTCATCGACTCCGCCGGCCGGTGGGTGGCCGCCCTCAGCGGCGCCGGAGCACTCGGCGAAGGCATCGGCCCCCTGTCCGTCGGCGCGATCATGGACAGCTTGGGCGTTGACGTCCTGAGCATCCTGCTCGCTGTCGGAACCCTCCTCGCCTCACTTCCGCTCCTCAGGATGACCGCTTCCAGCGCCGTGGCATCAGACGCCGGTGTCGCACCCCACCCGCAGGCCACGCCCATCGCGAGGACGACTACCGAGAAGCCGGTCTCACCAGCGGAATGAAACAGCCGCTCCGCGGTGCGACAGCACACCGTGGAGTCTCTGCGCGGGCACGGATGCCTCAGGCAGCCGCCACACCACCGGCGATCCGGACCGTCGGTACGCCACCCCGGACGGGACCTCGGGGTCCCGTCCGGGCTCTACGAAAAGGAGTCTGACTCTCATGTCCCTAAAACAGACGATCCCGGCCGGCAGTCCCGGCCACAAACGGCGCTCCCGGTGGCTCACCGGAAAGTTCCTGGTTCTGTTCCTCGCCGTCGCCACGCTCCTGGCAGGCACCGCGCTGGTGGCGCCCCAGTTCCAGGAGAAGGCCAGCGCCATCGACGACGGGCGGGACATCACCTGGGACGTATCGGGTGGGCAGAAGGCGTACGACGCCATGATCAACGCGGTACGCCAGCGGGCGACCGGCGGAAGGGTGCTGCGAGAAGGGATACTGCAGACCGATCCCTCCCTGGACCCCAACAATCCTGCCAACGTCTTCGCCATCAACCTGCAGGCCAGTGCCCTACCCGGCAGCTCGGACGCGAACAGCGTCCGCCTGATCATGCGAGCGCGGGACCTGTTCGTCATCGGCTATCAGGTCACGGGCGGACGAGGCCCGACAAACCCCCACTTTCTGCGAGGCGACGCTCCCGGCGGGATGACGGGTGACCCGCTCAATTTCACGGGCAGCTACACGGACCTGGAACGGGTCGGCCGCCAGGAGCGGGCCGGCCTGAAGCTCACCCTGGAGGGAATGAGCACTGCGTACAGGACCCTGCGAGACGACGCCAACGAGAACGCGGTAGCCCGGTCGCTGATGTTGTTCGTCATGACCATCGCGGAGGCTGCGAGGTTCGATCCGCTGCGGCAGAATTTCAGGGGGGCCTTCGACGCCAACGGCGGCCAGGCCACCGTCGGCGTTGCCGATGCGGCGCTGATGAACGCCTGGAGCACGGCCTCGCAAGAGGTAGTCGACAGCCTCAACACCGGTTCGGCCATCGACTTCCGGATCGACGACCCGCAAACAACGGGCATCGACTTCTTCGCGACCTCCCTCACCTCGATGGCCGCGATCCTTGCGATCGCTCTCTTGCAGAGCCCGTCCTGAAGGTGCAAGGCCCACACGGCCGACCCATGGGACGTTGCGCCTCCTGCACTGTCACCGACAGCAGTGCCCGCGTACGCAGATGACACGGGCCACGGAAAGCGCACAGAGGTCGGCCTGGACTCCGATACCCACGGGCCCTGTCGTACCGCCTTGTGACTCTTCGGCGTCCAGACACGATCATGCATGACCCACGACAGGAACGACCGCGGCCTTGAAGCCGCAAAGACCACCCGCCGCACTGCCAACCGCAGTCGCACTCGCTGCTATCGGACTGCCGCGTAATACAGTCCGATAGCAGCGGCCAATAGGGGCTTTTCGGCTGTGCAGTTGCCGCGGGCGCCCCCGCGGTACAGGAACGTCAGACCGTGAGGTCGGCAGCCCACAGCCGGTCCGGGCGCTGTGAAGACGCCCTGCACCAGGTCAGGGGCGGAAGTGGCCTTCGGGTCCCGGCGGGTGAAGACTTTACGACTGGGACCGATGCCCGCGAGATCGGTTGCGCGCATCGATCACTCGACCTACTTGCATCCCACGTGGACTCCTCCGGTGCCTGAGGACGGCCTGCACGGTCCAACCGGCTACCGGTTGGCACGGCCCTTGATACCAGGCGGAGCGCTGATCACCTGACGGTGCGATAAGCGTTGCTGATCGTCCCGGTGTAGGTGTTGCCCTCGGTGTCGGCCAGGGCGGCCTTGAAGGACACGGTGCCAGGCCTCTCCGGATGGGCGAGAGTGACCGACCGCTTGCCGGACGCATCGGTGTGGACAGCGACGGGGAGCCAGGTGCGACCTGCGTCGTAGGAGACCTGCACGGCAAGGGACTTGAGGTGTCCCTTGGCGGCCGCCGGTCCGTGCACCGTGACCGGCACCACCGTCTTCTGCCCGGCCTTGGCGGTGGCGGTCAGGCTTAGCTTCGGTGCGAAGCGGACGGTGGAGAGCGGTAGGGGCTGCGCCGGGCCGTTCGTGTCCACGTACTGCGAGGTGAAGGCCCAGGTCGCGGAGACCTGGTCGCTGACCTGGTAGATGTCCAGTCTGCGCTGCGATTCGGCGGTCAGCGTGAACCTGGTCGGCTCCTTGGGCAGACCACGCATCACTCCATTGCCGCACGGATCGTCGGTGGTGCTGAGATAGGTTTTGCCGCCGCCGGTGAGCACGGTCTTCTGCTGGGCGCCGTAGTCGACCACGTAGTGGCCGTCGGAGAGCAGTGAGTTGCACAGGGCGTAGTTGTTGCCCGAACGGTAGCCGCCGATCCAGGTGGAGCCGCCCGAGATGTGCGGGCCGAAGACGGCCTTGTTGTACGTCTCGTGATAGGTACGGCCGGGCCTGTAGTCCCTGGCGTTCAACCCCCTGATGGAGGAGTACGGCAAGGTCACGTCGGGGCGGTAGAGGTCCACGCCGAGATTCCAGCGCAGGCCTTGGTCGGCCGACACATAGGTCACGGCGCGAGTGGCCGGCAGCGGAGTCCGCGAACCGATGGTGCCGTGGTCGGAGTCGGTCAGCTGCGGGAAGCCGGGAGTCTCCCACTGGCCGGTGGGCGCGGCGCCGGCGTCCTTGATGGCGGAGCCGATCGTCATGTCGACCCTGGCCATCGAGGACCGGCGGACCGTTCGGGTGAGGCCGGTGAAGAAGGACCCCTTCCGGCCGACCACGATGTGGTACTGCGGTGAGCCGGCTCTCGCCGCGCTCCAGACGCCGCTGACCTGGGCCATGAAGCTGTCCGCCGGGGCGTTCGGGCCGACCTGGGCGAGGGTGATGCCGGTGGCGTCGACGGCCTGGGAGTAGTCGTACGCTCTCTCGCTTCCGTTGGAGGCGTACCGCACGAGCGGATAGGGGCCGGCGGCCCCGGGAACGGGAGCCTTGATCGTGACCTTCTTGGCCTTGCGCTGGTCGAAGACGAGCGTGGTGTCTTTGGTGAGTGACACGTGGGGGGCGACCAGCATCGCGTACTTCTCGCCACCGTCCCAGATCCAGTCGTCCACCAGGTAGCGGCCCTTGGGTAGCCGGAGCGTCGCCCGGTAGTCGCCGTCGGTGTCATTGTCGTAGGGAGCCCAGATCTTGGCGGAGGTCTTTGCGGCGACGTTGACCATGGCGTTGGCCGGGGCCTTGCCGTCCAAGCCGATGCTCTGGACGGTGAGGTTGTACGACTCGACCTCGCGGACGACGAGTCCGGGGGTGCGGACGACGATCCCGCCGTCGGCGGATGTGGCGGTCACCGCGCCGGAGTGCACGCCGTCCTTCGCGTCCACGCGGGTGTCGGCGGTGGCGGTCGCGGTGGCGGTGCCGCCCGCCGGGATGGTGAGCGTGGCCGGGGAGACGGTGAACATGCCCGCCGTGCCGGTCGCCGCGAGGTTCAGGGTGACGCCTTCGGCGCCGGTGTTGCGGTAGGTGAGGGTCTTGGTGACCGGAGTGTCGTCGTGGTGCGGCCAGGACTGGGTGCCGAAGTCGAGGGACGGGGGCCCGGCCACGACGCGCTGGGTGATGGCGTGGGTGAGGTCGACCCGGCCGGAGCCCTGTTCGTACGCCGTCAGTTTGGCGTCGGCCTTGGCGGAGGCCATCAGCGCGGCCTTGATCCGTTCGCCGGTCCAGTCCGGGTGCTGCTGGGCGAGGATGGCCGCGGCCCCGGCGACGTGCGGGCTGGCCATCGAGGTGCCGGACAGCTTGATGTAGCCGTCGGTGTCTGCGTCCGTGCCGATCTTGCCGTGTTTGGCTTTGGCGGCGACGGTGTCCACGCCGGGCGCGGAGATGTCGGGCTTCAGCCCGCCGTCGGCCGTCGGTCCCCGGCTGGAGAACGGGGCCAGGGCGTCTTGCCGGTTCACGGCGGCCACGGTGAGCGCGGCGGCGGCGCTGCCCGGTGAGCCGAGGGTCTGGTCGGAGGGGCCCGAGTTGCCCGCCGAGACGGCGAACAGCACGCCCTTGGACGCCGACAGTTCGTTGACGGCCGCCTCCATCGGGTCGGTGCCGTGGCTGTCGGCACCGCCCAGGCTCATGTTGACGACCTTGGCACCCTGGCCGACCGCCCACTGCATGCCGTCGATGATGCCGGAGTATGTACCGTAGCCGGAGTCATCCAGCACCTTGCCGTTGAGCAGCCGTGCGCCAGGCGCGACGCCCTGGTACTTCCCCGAGGACGCGGCTCCGGAACCGACGACGGTGGACGCCACATGAGTGCCGTGTCCGAAGCGGTCGTCCGTGTCGCTGGAGCCGCTGAAGTCCTTTGCGGCGACGACCCTGTCCTTCAGATCCGGGTGGGTGGCGTCGATGCCGGTGTCCAGGACGGCCACCTTGACGCCCTTGCCGTCCCAGCCGGCCTTCCAGGCATTGGGCGCCCCTATCTGGACCGTACCGGTGTCCTCGCCGGGCGCGTCGGCGGCGGCCTGCGGGGCGGCCCTGACCCTGCCGTCGAGCCAGACACGGTCCACGCCGGGCGCCGTGGTCACCGCTTCCGCGGACCCGGTGTCGGTGTCGGTGTCGGTGCCGGTCAGAGCACGCCAGACATCCGCCGAGTCCTGCCGGACGGCGGTCAGCGACTGGCCGTGCACGGCGGGCAGTTCGCGCCGCACATCGGCCTCCGCCGCCCTCAAGGCCCGCTCGGCACCGGCTCGTTGGTTCTTGTCGCCCTTGTAGGAGACGATCAGCGGCAGCCGCTCGCGATGCTCGTTGTCATAGCCGTCGGCGAGGAGCTGTGTGATGTCGAACAGCCGGCGGTCCAGCCTGCCGCTGTTCAGCAACTTGATCGCGTCCGCCGGGATGACGAAGGTGTGCCCGCCCGCCAACTGCGTCGAGTAGCCGATGCCGGTGCGGCCCTTGCCCCGCTCCACACCGACGACCCGGCCGTCGCGGCCCACGAGGACGGTGTCGCCGGTGATCAGGGTGATGTGTGCGACGGCCCGCGTCGCGACGCCGCTGGGTAGTCCGGACGCCGGGCCCGGTGCGGCAGTTGACGGGGGGGCGGTGGCGGTGCCGGCGAGGCCGATCGCCAGCATCGCGGCCGTTCCGTACGCGACTGCCGTGCCGCGTCCGTGCAGGCGGCGTCTCTTGCGTAGACGGTGCTTCAAGGGATGGCTCAAGGAATGCCTCTCTCCTCTTCCCCGCTTCGGTGATGTGCGGTGCCGCGCACGCGGACGGATGCGGCCCCGGATCGGGGGCGTCCGGGGCCGCGGCTTGGGCGACGGGGTGACCAGGCGTCACCTCGCCGAGAAGAAGTCTTGGTGACCGGCGCGTTTGTCAGTAGCCCTCCGGCCCTCTGAACAATTCCGTTGACCAGCAGGAAAGTTGAGGCGGGCACCGTTCCGGCTAGTTTGGTCGCCGACTCCCTGACGATCAGCGAAAGGTACGGCCCTGTGGGACGACGCGAGAAGCCCGTGGACCCCGACGCCGGTCCAATACAACGGCTCGCCCACGAACTGCGCGCCCTCCGCGAGCAGGCCGGGAAACCCACGTACCGAGAGATGGCGGGGCGGACGAGGTACTCGACGAGCGCACTGTCGCAGGCGGCGGCCGGTGAGCAACTACCGTCGCTGGCACTGGTCCTGGCGTACGCGCAGGCCCTGAAGGCGGACACCGGGCAATGGGAAGAGCGCTGGCGCGAGGCACACCGGGCTGTTGTGCGGTCCGGTCAGGACGCGGAAGCCGTACCGCCGTACCGGGGACTGACCCGGTACGAAGCGGACGACCGGGAGCTGTTCTTCGGCCGGGACAACCTGGTCGGCGCGTTACTGGAACTGGTGGGGGAGCACCGGATCGCAGCGGTCTTCGGACCGTCGGGGAGCGGGAAGTCCTCGCTGCTGCGGGCCGGGCTGATCCCCCGGCTCCAGCAAGCCCCGGCCCCTGACAGACCGGCCGTGATCCGGGTGCTCACCCCAGGTGAGCGCCCCGCGCACACCCACACGGCGGCGCTCACTCCCCACGGCGCCGAGCAGGACACATGGGTGATCGTCGACCAGTTCGAGGAGCTCTTCACCCTGTGCCATGACAGCGGGCAACGGGAGGGCTTCCTCGATCTGCTGCTGGCGGCCCGGCGGCCCGAGAGCCGACTGCGGGTGGTCGTCGCGGTCCGCGGGGACTTCTACGGACACTGCGCCGCCCACCGCGAACTGGCGGACGCCGTGAGCCGGGCCAACCTGCTGGTCGGGCCGATGGATCCGGCCGAACTACGGGAGGTGATCACCAGACCGGCGGCCGCCGCAGGCCTGAGCGTGGAAC from Streptomyces sp. NBC_00258 includes:
- a CDS encoding bifunctional cytochrome P450/NADPH--P450 reductase; translation: MTSSPVHKTEPIPERSAWPLIGHALDIPEGAEGLTYLMQEAKELGPVFKLRIFGEEILLVSSLDLVAELSDESRFRKNVHSDLVTLRELGGDGLFTAFNDEPNWRKAHDILMPAFSLGAMRGYHASMLRVARELIATWDWDVEQRPVDVAADMTRLTLDTIGLCGFGYDFESFRRDEPHSFIPALARALDFAQVQGESIPGTALFRWKKAEQFRKDVALMQELVDDVIRQRKASGDRSTDDLLGRMLHTSDPVTGEPLDDVNIRHQVITFLIAGHETTSGALSFALYYLTKHPEVLARAQAEVDALWGDTDDPDPSYADIGKLAYIRQVLNEGLRLWPTAPGYAVEPLEDTVIGGRYRVRKGESLFVLTPALHRDPAWGDNVELFDPERFTPEQEEVRPVHLFKPFGNGERACIGRQFALHEATLVLGMLIHRYRLIDHANYQLQMKQSLTIKPDGFTLRLAPRTSGDRRLPAAAAVAVPVAQERPAAVRVNGTALRVLHGSNLGTCAGIARDLAADGDEHGFTSSVAALNDAVGQLGPDQGPLVIVAASYNGRPTDDAAQFVAWLEELAPGTLEGVSYAVLGVGDRNWAATYQRVPTLIDEHLAAAGATRLLERGAADAAGDFAGTVDRFSGDLWATLLEAYGAPSDAEAAAVTEDTGTDQGLYELQDVSEHVTGPLAARHGLQPMTILDAYDLVDMYDPVDSGRLVGRPKRFLRLRLPDGVTYRTGDHLAVLPRNPDHLVKRAAERFGLDLERTVRLQTRRRSRSALPVDRPLTLRRLLSDFVELQDPATPEQVAVLAEHTGCPPEQRPLADLAAADPDTFHEQVTATGRSVLALLEQYRACELPFERFLELLPVLRPRHYSISSSAAAAPGEVDLMVSQLFAPHRSGQGPFHGIASNYLQTVPVGETLQARVLPCNESFRLPQDTSVPVILVSAGTGLAPFRGAVLDRHHTGSTGPLLCYFGCDHPDIDYLHREELEAAEQAGAVSLRPTFSATPKDGARFVQHRIAQEGDEVFTHLKAGGRVFVCGDGRRMAPAVREAFMTIYSTHTGADDDEARAWLASLTESGHYVEDVWAG
- a CDS encoding MFS transporter, giving the protein MKTNSGPALTFTVAAALIAGVTLGSSGTNVMPVFVDDFADRFDLSSTSAGLVAASQLMAVALATLLLANRAARPGRVRMARNGLALATAGFIGAAVAFDILTLIVASLLLGAGLGAVYAASTAALAGAGDDADKTSSITITGAVCASALLLLAVPAVNESTGGGTGFFLLAVCCLPGWFLVGRLPDGPGPASGPSTTAPNAASRPAHPSATLLVGAALLSAVTQGAWSYASVLGRDHTGMSASALSAVLAISSVVALAGAVAGPLAAKRFGRLRSMAGFVIVEAFSMGLLIVTHSPALFIATAVVWQACQLAVLVQMLAAASVIDSAGRWVAALSGAGALGEGIGPLSVGAIMDSLGVDVLSILLAVGTLLASLPLLRMTASSAVASDAGVAPHPQATPIARTTTEKPVSPAE
- a CDS encoding ribosome-inactivating family protein, whose product is MSLKQTIPAGSPGHKRRSRWLTGKFLVLFLAVATLLAGTALVAPQFQEKASAIDDGRDITWDVSGGQKAYDAMINAVRQRATGGRVLREGILQTDPSLDPNNPANVFAINLQASALPGSSDANSVRLIMRARDLFVIGYQVTGGRGPTNPHFLRGDAPGGMTGDPLNFTGSYTDLERVGRQERAGLKLTLEGMSTAYRTLRDDANENAVARSLMLFVMTIAEAARFDPLRQNFRGAFDANGGQATVGVADAALMNAWSTASQEVVDSLNTGSAIDFRIDDPQTTGIDFFATSLTSMAAILAIALLQSPS
- a CDS encoding S8 family serine peptidase, producing the protein MSHPLKHRLRKRRRLHGRGTAVAYGTAAMLAIGLAGTATAPPSTAAPGPASGLPSGVATRAVAHITLITGDTVLVGRDGRVVGVERGKGRTGIGYSTQLAGGHTFVIPADAIKLLNSGRLDRRLFDITQLLADGYDNEHRERLPLIVSYKGDKNQRAGAERALRAAEADVRRELPAVHGQSLTAVRQDSADVWRALTGTDTDTDTGSAEAVTTAPGVDRVWLDGRVRAAPQAAADAPGEDTGTVQIGAPNAWKAGWDGKGVKVAVLDTGIDATHPDLKDRVVAAKDFSGSSDTDDRFGHGTHVASTVVGSGAASSGKYQGVAPGARLLNGKVLDDSGYGTYSGIIDGMQWAVGQGAKVVNMSLGGADSHGTDPMEAAVNELSASKGVLFAVSAGNSGPSDQTLGSPGSAAAALTVAAVNRQDALAPFSSRGPTADGGLKPDISAPGVDTVAAKAKHGKIGTDADTDGYIKLSGTSMASPHVAGAAAILAQQHPDWTGERIKAALMASAKADAKLTAYEQGSGRVDLTHAITQRVVAGPPSLDFGTQSWPHHDDTPVTKTLTYRNTGAEGVTLNLAATGTAGMFTVSPATLTIPAGGTATATATADTRVDAKDGVHSGAVTATSADGGIVVRTPGLVVREVESYNLTVQSIGLDGKAPANAMVNVAAKTSAKIWAPYDNDTDGDYRATLRLPKGRYLVDDWIWDGGEKYAMLVAPHVSLTKDTTLVFDQRKAKKVTIKAPVPGAAGPYPLVRYASNGSERAYDYSQAVDATGITLAQVGPNAPADSFMAQVSGVWSAARAGSPQYHIVVGRKGSFFTGLTRTVRRSSMARVDMTIGSAIKDAGAAPTGQWETPGFPQLTDSDHGTIGSRTPLPATRAVTYVSADQGLRWNLGVDLYRPDVTLPYSSIRGLNARDYRPGRTYHETYNKAVFGPHISGGSTWIGGYRSGNNYALCNSLLSDGHYVVDYGAQQKTVLTGGGKTYLSTTDDPCGNGVMRGLPKEPTRFTLTAESQRRLDIYQVSDQVSATWAFTSQYVDTNGPAQPLPLSTVRFAPKLSLTATAKAGQKTVVPVTVHGPAAAKGHLKSLAVQVSYDAGRTWLPVAVHTDASGKRSVTLAHPERPGTVSFKAALADTEGNTYTGTISNAYRTVR